From one Caldichromatium japonicum genomic stretch:
- the gcvH gene encoding glycine cleavage system protein GcvH — protein MNDLPTELRYSKTHEWARIEDDGTVTVGITDHAQDTLGDIVFVELPDCGRQVAAEEPCAVVESVKAASDIYAPIAGEVIAVNTALRDAPDTINNSPYTDGWILRLKPDEPKALEALLDAAAYAQLVADES, from the coding sequence ATGAACGACCTACCGACCGAACTGAGATATTCCAAAACACATGAATGGGCCCGGATCGAGGACGATGGAACCGTCACTGTCGGGATCACGGATCACGCCCAGGATACGCTCGGCGACATCGTCTTCGTCGAACTCCCCGACTGCGGGCGCCAGGTCGCTGCCGAGGAGCCCTGCGCTGTGGTCGAATCGGTCAAGGCAGCATCCGACATCTATGCCCCGATCGCCGGCGAGGTGATCGCGGTCAATACGGCCCTGCGCGATGCCCCAGACACCATCAACAACAGCCCTTATACCGATGGTTGGATCTTAAGGCTGAAGCCCGATGAGCCCAAGGCGCTGGAAGCGCTGCTCGATGCCGCGGCCTATGCCCAGCTCGTGGCCGATGAGTCTTGA
- the gcvT gene encoding glycine cleavage system aminomethyltransferase GcvT, whose amino-acid sequence MALRTPLYPEHHKLNARLVPFAGWEMPLHYGSQLEEHQAVRRHAGMFDVSHMGQIDVEGPDAKAFLRTLLANDVAKLNAVGKALYTCMLDERGGILDDLIVYLRGPGTYRLVVNAATTAKDLAWLNDQAEGDLEIRRRDDLAMIAVQGPKARALTLDCLPPELSGFAAELAPFTATQCGPWLIGRTGYTGEDGFEIMLPATDALDLWQILHAAGIRPCGLGARDTLRLEAGLNLYGQDMDETTTPFDCGLEWTIAWEPTERAFIGRAALEAQRDAPRRWTFIGLVLLGEGIMRAGQPVLSQGQAVGVITSGGFAPTLNRSIALARVVPGLDPDCVVEIRGKTLPMRIVKPPFVRHGQILVDLKTPTSGF is encoded by the coding sequence ATGGCCCTGCGTACACCCCTGTATCCTGAACACCACAAGCTCAATGCCCGTCTCGTCCCCTTCGCTGGCTGGGAGATGCCGCTGCATTACGGCTCGCAGCTCGAGGAACATCAGGCCGTGCGCCGGCACGCCGGGATGTTTGATGTCTCGCACATGGGCCAGATCGATGTCGAGGGCCCAGACGCCAAGGCCTTTTTGCGTACGTTACTGGCCAATGATGTCGCCAAATTGAACGCTGTGGGCAAAGCGCTCTATACCTGTATGCTCGATGAAAGGGGCGGTATCCTCGATGATCTGATCGTCTATCTGCGCGGACCCGGCACCTACCGGCTGGTGGTCAATGCCGCCACCACTGCCAAGGATCTGGCCTGGCTCAACGACCAAGCTGAGGGCGATCTGGAGATCCGCCGACGCGATGACCTGGCGATGATCGCAGTGCAAGGCCCCAAGGCGCGCGCGCTGACCCTGGACTGCCTGCCCCCTGAGCTGTCCGGTTTCGCCGCCGAGCTCGCGCCCTTCACCGCCACCCAATGCGGCCCCTGGTTGATCGGGCGGACGGGTTATACGGGCGAGGACGGCTTTGAGATCATGCTGCCGGCGACCGATGCGCTAGATCTCTGGCAGATATTGCATGCCGCAGGCATCCGGCCTTGTGGACTGGGTGCGCGCGATACCCTGCGCCTGGAGGCGGGGTTGAACCTCTATGGCCAGGATATGGACGAGACGACCACCCCCTTCGACTGCGGCCTCGAATGGACCATCGCCTGGGAGCCCACTGAGCGTGCCTTTATCGGGCGTGCAGCGCTCGAGGCACAGCGCGACGCGCCCAGGCGCTGGACCTTTATCGGCCTGGTCTTGTTGGGCGAGGGGATCATGCGCGCCGGCCAGCCGGTCCTGAGCCAGGGTCAGGCGGTGGGTGTCATCACCTCGGGCGGCTTTGCGCCCACCCTCAACCGCTCGATCGCCCTGGCGCGCGTCGTCCCTGGACTTGACCCAGACTGCGTAGTCGAGATTCGCGGCAAGACCCTACCGATGAGGATCGTCAAACCGCCCTTCGTGCGGCATGGACAGATCTTGGTCGATCTTAAGACCCCAACCAGTGGCTTTTGA
- a CDS encoding zinc ribbon-containing protein — MSEEHKDPNDRLVAAYERMLNWTHEVIDKAQQESAPRLREALDHAREQMIELGELTREEAQRISDYIQRDIEDAARYIAETGQDLRDWWRFDLELMERRMFEMFKLVADQTSLQWAQWAEAARRMSLYQAGEITGPGTLVCDRCGTEIHFVKAGRIPACAECGGLAFRRLNSNPTP; from the coding sequence ATGAGCGAAGAGCACAAAGATCCTAACGACCGTCTGGTCGCGGCCTATGAGCGCATGCTCAACTGGACCCACGAGGTCATTGATAAGGCCCAGCAAGAATCGGCGCCGCGGCTGCGTGAAGCCCTGGACCACGCACGTGAACAGATGATCGAGCTCGGTGAACTGACGCGCGAAGAGGCACAGCGGATCTCTGACTATATCCAGCGCGATATTGAAGATGCGGCGCGCTATATCGCCGAGACCGGCCAGGACCTGCGCGACTGGTGGCGTTTCGATCTGGAGCTGATGGAGCGGCGCATGTTCGAGATGTTCAAACTCGTCGCCGATCAAACCAGCCTGCAATGGGCACAGTGGGCCGAGGCGGCGCGGCGGATGAGCCTGTATCAAGCTGGCGAGATCACCGGCCCTGGGACGCTGGTCTGCGACCGTTGCGGCACCGAGATCCATTTCGTCAAGGCCGGGCGCATCCCTGCCTGTGCCGAATGTGGTGGCTTGGCCTTTCGCCGGCTCAACTCAAACCCAACGCCTTGA